The genomic segment actgggacgtggcaacaattctccaaatccatatgggggggatgcttgtggacagtaggggtgtatactcgacataaataggaagcaaactcatctcacaaatgagtaatgacatctcacaaatatttatttaatttgtttcaatttataataatccaaaatccaatggcaaaacccggcacaggttcgagcgtgtgcatgggttgaattgcgtgtgtctcacgccgaatgcatgagacatgagagccctgtacttacgtgacacaaaccagcaccgcaaacgttctctcccgcttgagatgacgtctatagattgtctcattacacgctaaataatataattatagcctaattatatatatagcctatacatatatataggcaatatatataattaggcaatatatatatatatatatacatatagcatttgtggttttggcataaacataactagggtgcactgtagcctactatctgcgcacaccctttctgaagcctctctctcgctctctctctctctgtccctccctctctctctctctcgtaccgttttgtggagcacgttaattgtcttagaacactcccattcagaatgcattggttcacatttcgttctgtgtaacacgcaaaaagtcggactatcgtgctctggaacacgcttcaatagattaacgtttgtgcgcaggtgcacgcaatcgcgtgataccgggttgtctGGGGGGGTCCAGAGAGTGCAGTGCTTGTGGCAGAGGCCCTGTTGGATACACCCAGATCGTACCCGGCCCTTCAATCTCTCCACATGCTGACACACGGCAAGGAGTGGACGGGAGAAGAATATCCTCGGCTACTACGCCAGTACGGATCGGGAACGTTTGCATCGCCCACACGTGGAACTTCCTTGTTGTTGTCCTTGCTGTTAAAAACTAGCCAGTGTGCATTTTGTATGACAAACATTTAGACTTGAACGCTTGTATTACGTGATTTTACTATACCAAACACAGCAAAGCATCTCTCGCGATACTGTCTTGTGTCAGGCCTTGGTTCCCAGGCTTGATTATAAGTGCATTCTGGCGGCACAGAACTTTGGATGGCCTTTCTACGACGCAGGAGTCTCTTCAGAAGACTCACTGTTTTTCCATGCTTATGTCATCCATATAGGCAGGGCAAGATATTTAATCATAAGGGTATTGTAAAATACTCCCCCACTTTTTCTCTAGTGTTCTGTGTTACTTTCTCAAACATGCTCCGCAGGATCCAAGGCTTCTGAAGGTGGGACATGGAGGGGGAAACTGGGGTCAAAGCTGTTCTAGGAGGGTAATGGGGGGATATTAAGGTCGTTTTTGGAGTAAGGGCAGGCTTTGTAGTTGTAGTGTACTACTTTAAAACATAATCCAAATAACTGCAAACTACTTGTGTTGCTACATTATTAAGCATTTTCTCACTTGTTTTGTTTATGCCAGATCTGTATTTGATCTAGGCTGTACATCTATTGTAATATGGTGGCTTTTAAAACACTCGTAAATTATTCTAATATTACTTAATTTCAGtagattatatattttatagggCTATATTTGATAAATAGTATTTTAAAATTGCTACAACGCATTTTAGTAGATGCCTGAACCACGTGCGTTTCTCGTTCCTGTATCATCTCGCGATGCTACAGAATAACTTCTTGTTCTCTCATTTTGCAAAGTCCGACAGCTGAACTTGTGGTACCCACTCGCCGGAAACTCATCTTTGCTCTATCCTCCCAGTCTTATCCTCAGCAGTACAAAATTGACACAAGCAAACCAGCAGCAACCATGAATGACGCAGCCGTCTCGTTTGCAAAGGACTTTTTGGCAGGTGGAGTTGCTGCAGCCATATCTAAAACTACTGTAGCGCCCATTGAGCGGGTGAAACTGCTTCTCCAGGTAGGCAAAGCTGCAAGTCACTGTTTGGAAGAATCTTGGAATAAGGAAGCTCTGTGTAGGCAAGACAATGCCTTTACTGTTGACATTAGTAATTGAGTAGACCTAACTATTCTAACGGATTTCAAAATATGACAAGCTTATATCAGCGTCAGCGATGTTATCCTTGGGAGACTGCGTGCACTGCAGCTGTGTCATCCCCTGCAGTGATGATGACCAGCGCACATCTGTCAATGCATCTGCGTAGTCGCAACTATGCTTAGAAATGGCGACTACGCAGATGCATTGAAAGATATAAATCTTTATCTTAATTTGGCCTGTGATGATGTACTGTAGATGTTAATATAATCTGCGTAGAAGTAACTATGTTCATAAATTGCGACTACGCAGATTCATTGACAGATGTGCATATCCGTCGCAACTATAAGCTTCAAAGTATTTTGTTTCAGCCTCTGTGATGTAGAGACTAATAAAGTAATCTATAACATATTCATTTTGATAACGCTAACGCATAAAGCCCATACCTCTTGCTGGTGACTCAGTGACTGCAGTGTCACTGGCCTATTGCTTTTACCTATGCGTTCTGTTatggaaataaaaacataacagAACATAAAGAAAATATCTTTGCTTTAGTCAATCTTTTTGCTAATATAAATCCATTGTCTATAAACCAGTTGTCATTCAGGATATGATATATGGCAGTATCCATCGGCCCATGATAAAATGTTAACCATGCCTCTGATAAAACGTACGCCtatcattttctttctttcgccGAAACCCAtttgtgtctctccctcttcaggtCCAGCATGTCAGCAAGCAGATCACTGCCGACCAGCAGTACAAGGGCATCATGGACTGCATCGTACGCATCCCCAAAGAGCAGGGCTTCGTCTCCTTCTGGCGCGGCAACCTGGCCAACGTCATCCGCTACTTCCCCACCCAGGCCCTCAACTTTGCCTTCAAGGACAAATACAAGCAGGTCTTCCTGGGCGGCGTGGACAAGCACACCCAGTTCTGGCGCTACTTCGCCGGGAACCTGGCGTCCGGCGGGGCGGCGGGAGCCACCTCCCTCTGCTTCGTCTACCCGCTGGACTTCGCCCGTACCCGGCTGGCGGCCGACGTGGGCAAGGCGGGCGCCACCCGGGAG from the Gadus macrocephalus chromosome 20, ASM3116895v1 genome contains:
- the slc25a6 gene encoding ADP/ATP translocase 3, whose protein sequence is MEGETGVKAVLGGPTAELVVPTRRKLIFALSSQSYPQQYKIDTSKPAATMNDAAVSFAKDFLAGGVAAAISKTTVAPIERVKLLLQVQHVSKQITADQQYKGIMDCIVRIPKEQGFVSFWRGNLANVIRYFPTQALNFAFKDKYKQVFLGGVDKHTQFWRYFAGNLASGGAAGATSLCFVYPLDFARTRLAADVGKAGATREFSGLANCLGQITKSDGIKGLYQGFGVSVQGIIIYRAAYFGVYDTAKGMLPDPKNTHIMVSWAIAQSVTTVAGIVSYPFDTVRRRMMMQSGRKGADIMYTSTLDCWTKIAREEGSKAFFKGALSNVLRGMGGAFVLVLYDEFKKYV